The Garra rufa chromosome 23, GarRuf1.0, whole genome shotgun sequence genome includes a region encoding these proteins:
- the LOC141298723 gene encoding aryl hydrocarbon receptor-like, protein MLGNEGLYAVRKRKRPTHKSCGLETKTQDDTKSSPSKRHRDRLNCELDNLTALLPLPEEVRDRLDKLSVLRLSVGYLKIKNYFTGALNKNSGPEFSHNGNETSLAACIGDSEGDLLLQALNGFVLVVSTDGCIVYASPTIQDYLGFHQSDVLHQSMFDLIHVDDRVMFRSQLHFALNPESSIDEPVGTEIPPENSSFLERSFCCRLRCLLDNSSDFLVLNFQGRLKYLHRQDGTTDGEVAGLSQLALFAIAIPVQPPVILEIRTKTLFFQTKHKLDFTPVSMDTRGKVVLGYTEQELCLRGSGYQFIHAADMMYCADKHLHMMKTGESGFTIFRLLSKTGVWVWVQANARMVLKEGKPDFIICRLKPLTNKEGEEHLRSRHLQLPFNFVTGEALLYETFPSPMVPGQQDHLSSTAVYSDSLLGSLLSQDRSVYNRPPQPTSPFSLEHVFMDSHALLSVHNSNSQALLDSPDTDGKVLNEQLKEMEEALLRLQEEEPIQLNKVLANDVFSYVEDALLRETDTSGRQRNSVLPGNLIMRCEYSSSLSQKLTESDFYRQKTGEGDFFCTPKSFPQHPNSCSSLPGHFPNPFHNNPSSSIQKTGMVSSDPIQNNHLPPSVPGRPFSANIQHAVHRGALPPWQPQQHAVPLTLQRSCCVQNDCITHNAPVTQHPQTELCGTHTMNQSPRSHISQNSSLSSSSLSYQRCTLSFNEPGLHIAGSVNTDCPGTSGLSHY, encoded by the exons ATGCTGGGGAATGAAGGGTTATACGCGGTGAGGAAGAGGAAGAGGCCCACTCACAAGAG TTGTGGCCTTGAAACTAAAACTCAGGACGACACCAAATCAAGCCCTTCCAAGCGTCACAGAGACCGGCTGAACTGCGAGCTGGACAATTTGACGGCTCTTCTGCCGCTGCCGGAGGAGGTCCGAGACCGACTGGACAAACTTAGTGTGCTCAGACTCAGTGTGGGTTACCTCAAGATCAAAAACTACTTCACTG gtgcATTAAACAAGAATTCAGGCCCTGAGTTTTCCCATAATGGCAATGAGACTTCACTGGCTGCTTGCATCGGCGACTCTGAAGGAGATCTGCTGCTTCAA GCGCTAAATGGCTTTGTCCTGGTTGTATCCACAGATGGCTGCATCGTCTATGCTTCACCCACCATTCAGGACTACCTGGGTTTCCATCAG TCTGATGTGCTTCATCAGAGCATGTTTGATCTGATCCACGTGGATGACCGGGTCATGTTCAGAAGCCAGTTGCACTTTGCCCTCAACCCCGAGTCCAGCATTGATG AACCAGTGGGCACTGAGATTCCTCCAGAGAACTCGTCCTTCCTGGAGAGAAGCTTCTGCTGTCGTCTCCGCTGCCTGCTGGACAACTCCTCCGACTTCCTG GTGCTCAATTTTCAGGGGCGGCTGAAGTATCTTCACAGACAAGATGGGACCACAGATGGTGAAGTGGCTGGTCTCTCACAGCTTGCCCTGTTTGCCATCGCCATCCCTGTACAGCCCCCCGTGATCCTGGAAATCAGAACCAAGACCCTCTTTTTTCAAACCAAACACAAACTGGATTTCACACCAGTGAGCATGGACACCAG AGGGAAGGTGGTTCTGGGTTACACAGAGCAGGAGCTGTGCCTGAGAGGATCTGGATATCAGTTCATCCACGCAGCTGACATGATGTACTGCGCCGACAAACACTTACACA TGATGAAAACTGGCGAGAGCGGTTTCACCATTTTTAGGCTCTTGAGTAAGACTGGCGTTTGGGTCTGGGTCCAGGCCAATGCTAGAATGGTGCTCAAGGAAGGCAAACCCGACTTCATCATCTGCCGTCTGAAACCCTTGAC AAATAAAGAAGGTGAGGAGCATCTCCGTTCAAGGCATCTGCAGCTTCCCTTCAACTTTGTCACTGGAGAGGCTCTCCTGTATGAAACCTTCCCCTCTCCGATGGTCCCAGGGCAGCAGGATCATCTGTCCAGCACCGCTGTATATTCCGACTCCCTCCTGGGATCCTTACTGAGTCAAGACCGCTCCGTCTACAACCGGCCCCCACAACCAACATCTCCTTTCTCTCTGGAGCACGTCTTCATGGACAGCCATGCCCTGCTCAGCGTTCACAACAGCAACTCTCAGGCCCTTCTAGATTCTCCAGACACGGATGGGAAAGTCCTTAATGAGCAGCTGAAGGAAATGGAAGAAGCTCTACTGCGTCTCCAAGAGGAGGAACCCATCCAACTCAACAAAGTTTTGGCCAATGATGTTTTTTCGTATGTTGAAGATGCTCTGTTGAGAGAGACCGACACTAGTGGGCGGCAACGAAACTCTGTGTTGCCTGGCAACCTGATAATGAGATGCGAATATTCATCATCTCTTTCACAGAAGCTCACGGAATCTGACTTTTACAGACAAAAAACAGGAGAAGGAGACTTTTTTTGCACTCCGAAATCTTTTCCACAACATCCAAACTCCTGTAGTTCTCTTCCAGGCCATTTCCCCAACCCATTTCATAATAATCCCTCTTCCTCTATACAAAAGACTGGCATGGTGTCGTCAGATCCAATCCAAAACAATCATCTTCCTCCAAGTGTCCCCGGACGGCCGTTTTCCGCAAACATCCAGCATGCCGTTCACCGAGGCGCCCTGCCGCCATGGCAACCGCAGCAGCATGCCGTCCCATTAACCCTGCAGAGATCCTGCTGTGTTCAGAATGACTGTATTACCCACAATGCACCTGTAACGCAGCACCCACAGACAGAACTGTGCGGCACACATACAATGAATCAGAGTCCGAGAAGTCACATATCCCAGAATTCATCACTGTCCAGTAGTAGTTTGTCATATCAGAGATGCACTTTGTCCTTTAATGAGCCTGGATTACACATCGCTGGATCTGTGAATACAGACTGTCCTGGGACATCTGGACTGAGCCATTATTGA